In one Streptomyces venezuelae genomic region, the following are encoded:
- a CDS encoding SCO3242 family prenyltransferase encodes MSAVATRRAWAELLRLPALFTVPGDALAGAAATGLRPNHRTLLAIGSSLCLYEAGMALNDWADRAEDAVERPERPLPSGRIAPPAALTAATALTAAGLALASRAGRPSLAVAGALAGTVWAYDLALKHTPAGPAAMATARGLDLLLGATATAGPDHDHDPRSRATAAAPSAAALAAHTLAVTVVSRREAQGGSSTAPLAALATTAALTRLVGAGTTRRPSVGGDGDVDDGGFGWRRRGRSAPGESASRGSASRGSASRGSASTGSASRGSASGLAPESGPALRTATPERGPAPRTATPDTAHRALRGALALAYAGTAARPLFHAALNPSPPLTQRAVGGGIRAMIPLQAALAARTGAPVTALLTAALAPAARRFARKVSVT; translated from the coding sequence ATGAGCGCCGTGGCCACGCGACGCGCCTGGGCCGAACTCCTGCGCCTCCCCGCCCTGTTCACCGTCCCCGGCGACGCCCTCGCCGGAGCGGCGGCGACCGGCCTGCGTCCCAACCATCGCACCCTCCTCGCCATCGGTTCCTCCCTCTGCCTGTACGAGGCCGGCATGGCCCTCAACGACTGGGCCGACCGCGCCGAAGACGCCGTCGAACGCCCCGAGCGCCCCCTGCCCTCCGGCCGCATCGCCCCACCCGCGGCCCTCACCGCGGCCACCGCCCTCACCGCCGCGGGCCTCGCCCTCGCCTCCCGCGCGGGCCGCCCGTCCCTCGCCGTCGCGGGCGCGCTGGCCGGGACGGTGTGGGCGTACGACCTCGCCCTGAAGCACACCCCCGCCGGTCCGGCAGCCATGGCCACCGCACGCGGCCTCGACCTGCTCCTCGGCGCGACCGCCACGGCAGGCCCCGACCACGATCACGATCCGCGGTCCCGGGCCACCGCGGCCGCCCCCTCGGCGGCGGCCCTCGCCGCCCACACCCTGGCCGTCACCGTCGTCTCCCGCCGCGAAGCGCAGGGCGGCTCCTCGACCGCGCCCTTGGCCGCACTGGCGACGACGGCCGCCCTGACCCGCCTGGTCGGCGCCGGCACCACACGCCGCCCCTCGGTGGGCGGGGACGGAGACGTGGACGACGGCGGGTTCGGATGGCGGCGACGAGGCCGGAGCGCCCCGGGGGAAAGCGCCTCAAGGGGAAGTGCCTCAAGGGGAAGCGCCTCAAGGGGAAGCGCCTCGACGGGGAGCGCCTCAAGGGGGAGTGCCAGTGGACTCGCTCCCGAGAGCGGCCCCGCCCTCCGGACCGCGACTCCCGAGAGAGGCCCGGCCCCCCGGACCGCGACTCCCGACACCGCCCACCGGGCCCTACGTGGCGCCCTCGCCCTCGCCTACGCCGGAACCGCCGCCAGACCCCTCTTCCACGCCGCCCTCAACCCGTCGCCTCCCCTCACCCAGCGCGCCGTCGGCGGCGGCATCCGCGCCATGATCCCGCTCCAGGCCGCCCTGGCCGCCCGTACCGGCGCCCCCGTCACAGCCCTCCTGACCGCAGCGCTCGCCCCCGCGGCCCGACGGTTCGCACGAAAGGTGAGCGTCACATGA
- a CDS encoding inositol-3-phosphate synthase — protein sequence MQEAAVSTSATSPSTPSTPPLGTPPLGPVGVWLIGARGSVATTAVAGCAAMTAGLHAPTGMVTETAPFMDRGLPTLSSLVFGGHDTTSCPLPKRAEELAAGGVLPHGLPSAVHAELAAADAEIRPGGPQPGDTRTDEQLIEAFAADIRDFVRRRGLARAVVVNVASTEPLPADDAERLPASSLYAAAALRADCPYVNFTPSTGLHHPRLADAARTSGLPYAGRDGKTGQTLLRSVLGPMFAQRALAVRAWSGTNLLGGGDGAALADPAAAAAKNAGKERVLADTLGSAPEGEVHIDDVPSLGDWKTAWDHIAFDGFLGTRMVLQTTWQGCDSALAAPLILDLARLTSRAHERGLSGPLPALAFYFKDPDADAPAALGEQYAALMDFAAQLGETGGALGDPGDLGDRGVPRDRGVPRDRGVFVEATGRVSGRADRGPADGSPSGEAS from the coding sequence ATGCAGGAGGCAGCCGTGTCCACATCCGCGACCTCACCATCTACGCCCTCCACTCCTCCCCTCGGGACGCCGCCCCTCGGTCCCGTCGGCGTATGGCTGATCGGGGCACGCGGCTCGGTCGCGACCACGGCCGTCGCGGGCTGCGCGGCGATGACCGCCGGCCTCCACGCCCCCACCGGCATGGTGACCGAAACCGCGCCCTTCATGGACCGCGGCCTGCCAACGTTGTCGTCACTCGTCTTCGGCGGCCACGACACCACCAGCTGCCCCCTGCCCAAACGCGCCGAGGAACTCGCCGCGGGCGGCGTCCTGCCGCACGGCCTCCCCTCCGCGGTGCACGCCGAACTCGCGGCGGCAGACGCCGAGATACGTCCCGGCGGCCCCCAACCGGGCGACACCCGCACCGACGAGCAACTGATCGAGGCCTTCGCCGCCGACATCCGCGACTTCGTACGTCGCCGGGGCCTGGCCCGTGCCGTGGTGGTGAACGTCGCCTCGACCGAACCCCTCCCCGCCGACGACGCCGAACGGCTCCCCGCCAGCTCCCTCTACGCGGCCGCCGCCCTGCGCGCCGACTGCCCCTACGTCAACTTCACCCCCTCCACGGGCCTGCACCACCCGCGTCTCGCCGACGCGGCACGCACCTCCGGCCTCCCCTACGCGGGCCGCGACGGCAAGACCGGCCAGACCCTGCTCCGCTCCGTACTCGGCCCGATGTTCGCGCAACGCGCCCTCGCCGTACGCGCCTGGTCCGGCACGAACCTCCTCGGTGGCGGTGACGGCGCCGCCCTGGCCGACCCCGCGGCCGCCGCGGCGAAGAACGCGGGCAAGGAACGCGTCCTCGCCGACACGCTGGGCTCCGCCCCCGAGGGCGAGGTCCACATCGACGACGTCCCCTCCCTCGGTGACTGGAAGACGGCCTGGGACCACATCGCCTTCGACGGCTTCCTCGGCACACGCATGGTCCTCCAGACCACCTGGCAGGGCTGCGACTCGGCACTCGCGGCCCCCTTGATCCTGGACCTCGCCCGCCTGACCTCCCGCGCCCACGAACGCGGCCTCTCCGGCCCCCTGCCCGCCCTCGCCTTCTACTTCAAGGATCCGGACGCCGACGCCCCGGCGGCCCTGGGCGAGCAGTACGCCGCACTCATGGACTTCGCGGCGCAGCTGGGAGAAACCGGAGGGGCCCTGGGGGACCCGGGGGACCTGGGGGACCGAGGCGTCCCAAGGGACCGAGGCGTCCCAAGGGACCGAGGGGTTTTCGTCGAAGCCACTGGTCGCGTTTCCGGACGGGCCGATCGCGGTCCCGCCGACGGATCGCCGTCCGGTGAGGCCTCATGA
- a CDS encoding ThuA domain-containing protein: MRSSVRLATATAAAALLIGCVSGPAASEPEPSKKAGEKVLVFSKTAGFRHDSIPTGVATVKELGAANGFAVDATEDAGAFTAANLAQYDAVVWLSTTGDVLNAAQQTAFEQYIRGGGAYVGVHAAADTEYDWPFYGGLAGAYFQSHPAIQPAKVHVEDHAHPATAHLGTGSWDRTDEWYNYRVNPRDRARVLATLDESSYTGGTMSGDHPIAWCQNYEGGRSFYTGGGHTKESYAEPAFRQHLLGGIRWAVGAAQADCRPEKGYTPIFDGTASSLQGWKQAGPGSLQLNEGDGTLKTVGGMGMLWYDRRELGSYSLKLDWRMRGDDNSGIFVGFPPSDDPWSAVNNGYEIQIDATDVPEKTTGSVYGFRSADLKKRDQALNPPGQWNTYEIRVEGERLRVYLNGVKVNDFTNTDPARSLRQGHIGIQNHGDADEVTFRNIRLKDLPAKGRPTRPGRPGKDHAGTAHSGQDGLDGLGKVRPGKAVPMSDVTAHHSDPPAPTTGSGAGR, encoded by the coding sequence ATGCGCTCATCCGTACGGCTGGCCACCGCGACCGCCGCAGCCGCCCTGCTCATCGGCTGTGTGTCGGGTCCCGCGGCCTCCGAGCCCGAGCCGTCGAAGAAGGCGGGGGAGAAGGTCCTGGTTTTCTCCAAGACCGCCGGCTTCCGCCACGACTCGATCCCCACCGGCGTCGCCACCGTCAAGGAACTCGGCGCCGCGAACGGCTTCGCCGTCGACGCGACCGAGGACGCGGGGGCCTTCACCGCCGCCAACCTGGCCCAGTACGACGCCGTGGTCTGGCTCTCGACGACCGGTGACGTCCTGAACGCCGCCCAGCAGACGGCGTTCGAGCAGTACATCCGCGGCGGCGGCGCCTACGTCGGCGTGCACGCCGCGGCCGACACCGAGTACGACTGGCCCTTCTACGGCGGGCTCGCGGGCGCCTACTTCCAGTCCCACCCCGCGATTCAGCCCGCGAAGGTGCACGTCGAGGACCACGCGCACCCGGCCACCGCCCACCTCGGCACAGGCAGCTGGGACCGCACCGACGAGTGGTACAACTACCGCGTCAACCCCCGCGACCGGGCCCGCGTACTCGCCACCCTCGACGAGTCGTCGTACACGGGCGGCACGATGTCCGGCGACCACCCCATCGCCTGGTGCCAGAACTACGAGGGCGGCCGCTCCTTCTACACCGGCGGCGGCCACACCAAGGAGTCCTACGCCGAACCCGCCTTCCGGCAGCACCTGCTCGGCGGCATCCGCTGGGCCGTCGGCGCGGCCCAGGCCGACTGCCGACCGGAGAAGGGCTACACCCCGATCTTCGACGGCACCGCCTCCTCGCTGCAGGGCTGGAAACAGGCGGGCCCCGGCTCGCTCCAGCTCAACGAGGGCGACGGAACGCTCAAGACCGTCGGCGGCATGGGCATGCTCTGGTACGACCGGCGCGAACTCGGCTCCTACTCCCTCAAGCTCGACTGGCGGATGCGGGGCGACGACAACTCGGGGATCTTCGTGGGCTTCCCGCCCTCCGACGACCCCTGGTCGGCCGTGAACAACGGTTACGAGATCCAGATCGACGCCACGGACGTCCCCGAGAAGACCACGGGCTCCGTCTACGGCTTCCGCTCCGCCGACCTGAAGAAGCGCGACCAGGCGCTGAACCCGCCGGGGCAGTGGAACACGTACGAGATTCGCGTCGAGGGCGAACGCCTTCGCGTCTACCTCAACGGAGTCAAGGTCAACGACTTCACCAACACGGACCCGGCGCGCAGCCTGCGCCAAGGCCACATCGGCATCCAGAACCACGGCGACGCCGACGAGGTCACCTTCCGGAACATCCGGCTGAAGGACCTGCCCGCCAAGGGCCGGCCGACTCGGCCGGGCCGACCGGGCAAGGACCACGCGGGGACAGCACATTCAGGACAGGACGGCCTGGACGGCCTGGGGAAGGTCCGCCCGGGGAAGGCTGTGCCGATGAGTGATGTGACGGCACACCACTCCGACCCACCCGCCCCGACGACCGGTTCGGGCGCGGGTCGCTAG
- a CDS encoding PQQ-dependent sugar dehydrogenase produces the protein MHRKRPRLRSTLALLTGTVLTGATLTLAVPNAGAVPADPPAKAAPAAPAAPVAEDFQQVTLAKGAPETGEPMTLAVLPDRSVLHTSRDGTLRLTDAAGNTRIAGKIPVYTHDEEGLQGVGIDPKFKDNRAIYLYYAPPLDTPAGDAPENGTAEDFKKFDGVNRLSRFVLKADGTLDNASEKKVLDVPASRGTCCHVGGDIDFDKEGNLYLSTGDDSNPFASDGFTPIDERANRNPAFDARRSAGNTNDLRGKILRVKVADDGSYTVPDGNLFAKGTEKTRPEIYAMGFRNPFRMSVDKPTGIVYVGDYGPDAGAADPKRGPAGQVEFARVTEAGNFGWPFCTGKNDAYVDYDFATGTSGSAFDCKAPKNDSPHNTGLTDLPPAQEAWIPYDGGSVPEFGSGSESPMGGPVYRYDAANTSPVKFPEAYDGDFFAGEFGRRWIKRIEQGADGTVSKINPFPWTGTQVMDMEFGPDGALYVLDYGTAWFGGDENSGLYRIENATDGHSPVAEATASRTSGQAPLRTKFTAKATDADGGTLTYAWDFGDGGKSTQQNPTYTYKKNGVYTATVTVKDSTGRTGSASAHITVGNTAPKVTLELPGDGQMFTFGDKVPFKVKVTDPEDGPIDCTKVKVTHILGHDSHGHPVTSANGCEGTIQTSADGEHDPNANIFGVFDAEYTDKGANGQPALTTHDQNVVQPKHRQGEHFNDSKGVSVVNHTPAHGGKTVGDIHNGDWVSFKPYILGNATKLTARVASAGSGGTLEVRSGSAGGRLLGTVKVAPTGGWETYADVSTAISKPPTKTTTLYLVFKGKGSGALYDVDDFTFTTSSTTRSSTS, from the coding sequence GTGCACAGGAAACGCCCGAGACTCCGCAGCACCCTCGCCCTGCTCACCGGCACGGTACTCACCGGTGCCACCCTGACCCTCGCCGTGCCGAACGCCGGTGCCGTCCCCGCCGACCCGCCCGCGAAGGCAGCCCCCGCAGCCCCCGCCGCTCCTGTCGCCGAGGACTTCCAGCAGGTCACCCTCGCCAAGGGCGCCCCGGAGACGGGCGAGCCGATGACGCTGGCCGTGCTCCCCGACCGCTCGGTCCTGCACACCTCACGCGACGGCACGCTCCGCCTCACGGACGCGGCGGGCAACACCAGGATCGCCGGGAAGATCCCGGTCTACACGCACGACGAAGAGGGCCTCCAGGGCGTCGGCATCGACCCGAAGTTCAAGGACAACCGGGCGATCTACCTCTACTACGCGCCGCCGCTCGACACCCCCGCGGGTGACGCCCCGGAGAACGGCACGGCCGAGGACTTCAAGAAGTTCGACGGCGTGAACCGCCTCTCCCGCTTCGTCCTGAAGGCGGACGGCACCCTCGACAACGCCAGCGAGAAGAAGGTCCTCGACGTCCCCGCGAGCCGCGGCACCTGCTGCCACGTCGGCGGTGACATCGACTTCGACAAGGAGGGCAACCTCTACCTGTCGACCGGCGACGACTCGAACCCCTTCGCCTCGGACGGCTTCACGCCCATCGACGAGCGAGCGAACCGCAACCCCGCCTTCGACGCGCGGCGCAGCGCGGGCAACACTAACGACCTGCGCGGCAAGATCCTGCGCGTCAAGGTCGCCGACGACGGCTCGTACACCGTCCCGGACGGCAACCTCTTCGCCAAGGGCACCGAGAAGACCCGCCCCGAGATCTACGCGATGGGATTCCGCAACCCCTTCCGCATGAGCGTCGACAAACCGACGGGCATCGTCTACGTCGGTGACTACGGGCCCGACGCCGGCGCGGCCGACCCCAAGCGCGGCCCCGCGGGACAGGTCGAGTTCGCCAGGGTCACCGAGGCCGGCAACTTCGGCTGGCCGTTCTGCACCGGCAAGAACGACGCCTACGTCGACTACGACTTCGCGACCGGCACCTCCGGCTCCGCCTTCGACTGCAAGGCACCCAAGAACGATTCGCCGCACAACACCGGCCTGACCGACCTGCCGCCCGCGCAGGAAGCCTGGATTCCGTACGACGGCGGCTCCGTGCCCGAGTTCGGCAGCGGCTCCGAGTCCCCGATGGGCGGACCCGTCTACCGCTACGACGCGGCGAACACCTCCCCGGTGAAGTTCCCCGAGGCGTATGACGGCGACTTCTTCGCCGGCGAGTTCGGCCGCCGCTGGATCAAGCGCATCGAGCAGGGTGCGGACGGCACGGTCTCGAAGATCAACCCGTTCCCGTGGACCGGCACCCAGGTCATGGACATGGAGTTCGGCCCCGACGGCGCCCTCTACGTCCTCGACTACGGCACCGCCTGGTTCGGCGGCGACGAGAACTCGGGCCTCTACCGCATCGAGAACGCCACCGACGGACACTCCCCGGTCGCCGAGGCCACCGCCTCCAGGACGAGCGGGCAGGCGCCCCTGCGCACCAAGTTCACCGCCAAGGCCACGGACGCCGACGGCGGGACGCTCACCTACGCCTGGGACTTCGGCGACGGCGGCAAGTCCACGCAGCAGAACCCCACGTACACGTACAAGAAGAACGGCGTCTACACGGCCACCGTGACCGTGAAGGACTCCACCGGACGCACCGGGTCGGCCAGCGCGCACATCACCGTCGGCAACACCGCGCCCAAGGTGACCCTGGAACTCCCCGGCGACGGTCAGATGTTCACCTTCGGCGACAAGGTGCCCTTCAAGGTGAAGGTGACCGACCCGGAGGACGGCCCGATCGACTGCACCAAGGTCAAGGTCACGCACATCCTCGGCCACGACAGCCACGGCCATCCCGTCACCTCGGCCAACGGCTGCGAGGGAACCATCCAGACCTCCGCCGACGGTGAGCACGACCCGAACGCCAACATCTTCGGGGTGTTCGACGCCGAGTACACCGACAAGGGCGCCAACGGCCAGCCCGCGCTGACCACCCACGACCAGAACGTCGTCCAGCCGAAGCACCGTCAGGGCGAGCACTTCAACGACTCCAAGGGCGTCTCCGTCGTCAACCACACCCCCGCGCACGGCGGCAAGACCGTCGGCGACATCCACAACGGCGACTGGGTCTCCTTCAAGCCGTACATCCTCGGCAACGCCACCAAGCTGACCGCGCGCGTCGCGTCGGCCGGATCCGGGGGCACGCTCGAGGTGCGCAGCGGATCCGCCGGCGGCAGGCTCCTCGGCACCGTGAAGGTGGCGCCGACGGGTGGCTGGGAGACGTACGCCGACGTCAGCACGGCCATCAGCAAGCCGCCCACGAAGACCACGACGCTCTACCTGGTCTTCAAGGGCAAGGGTTCGGGAGCGCTGTACGACGTGGACGACTTCACGTTCACGACGAGCTCCACGACGCGCTCCTCGACGAGCTGA
- a CDS encoding sugar phosphate isomerase/epimerase family protein, translated as MPRQFTLFTGQWADLPLEEVCSLARDFGYDGLELACWGDHFEVDKALADPTYLDGRHALLDKYGLKCWAISNHLVGQAVCDAIIDERHQAILPARIWGDGEGEGVRQRAAAEIKDTARAAAAFGVDTVVGFTGSSIWHLVAMFPPAPESMIERGYEDFAERWNPILDVFDAEGVRFAHEVHPSEIAYDYWTTHKALDAVGHRPAFGLNFDPSHFVWQDLDPVGFLYDFRDRIYHVDCKEARRRLDGRNGRLGSHLPWGDPRRGWDFVSAGHGEVPWEDVFRMLRSIAYDGPISVEWEDAGMDRLQGAPEALTRLKAFDFEAPSASFDAAFGGPDRAE; from the coding sequence GCCACGGCAGTTCACGCTCTTCACCGGCCAGTGGGCCGACCTTCCGCTCGAAGAGGTCTGCTCCCTCGCCCGCGACTTCGGTTACGACGGCCTCGAACTCGCCTGTTGGGGCGATCACTTCGAGGTCGACAAGGCGCTCGCCGACCCGACGTACCTGGACGGGCGGCACGCGCTGCTCGACAAGTACGGACTCAAGTGCTGGGCGATCTCCAACCACCTGGTCGGCCAGGCCGTCTGCGACGCGATCATCGACGAGCGGCACCAGGCGATCCTGCCCGCCCGCATCTGGGGCGACGGCGAGGGGGAGGGCGTGCGGCAGCGTGCCGCCGCCGAGATCAAGGACACCGCGCGGGCGGCCGCCGCCTTCGGGGTCGACACGGTCGTCGGCTTCACGGGGTCCTCGATCTGGCATCTGGTCGCGATGTTCCCGCCGGCTCCCGAGTCGATGATCGAGCGGGGGTACGAGGACTTCGCCGAGCGCTGGAACCCGATCCTCGACGTCTTCGACGCGGAGGGCGTCCGGTTCGCCCACGAGGTGCACCCCTCGGAGATCGCGTACGACTACTGGACCACGCACAAGGCCCTGGACGCCGTCGGCCACCGCCCCGCCTTCGGGCTGAACTTCGACCCGTCGCACTTCGTGTGGCAGGACCTCGACCCGGTCGGCTTCCTCTACGACTTCCGCGACCGCATCTACCACGTCGACTGCAAGGAGGCCCGGCGCCGCCTGGACGGTCGCAACGGCCGCCTCGGCTCGCACCTCCCGTGGGGCGACCCGCGCCGCGGCTGGGACTTCGTGTCGGCGGGCCATGGGGAAGTCCCCTGGGAGGACGTCTTCCGGATGCTGCGTTCCATCGCGTACGACGGACCCATCTCCGTCGAGTGGGAGGACGCGGGCATGGACCGCCTGCAAGGCGCGCCGGAGGCGCTGACGCGACTGAAGGCGTTCGATTTCGAGGCTCCGAGCGCGTCCTTCGACGCGGCGTTCGGCGGCCCGGACCGGGCCGAATGA